GCTCCTGTTGCACCCCAATGGGTTCCCACTCCAGTAACCATTCCACCCGCCACAACATCCTCAGCTCCCTTACCCGCCAAAACAACAGCCAGCTCGTCTAATGGCAAAACGCCCAGTGTGGCTAGTCAGTTGCAGCAATTGTTGAGTCAAGTTGCTAGTAAACATCAGCTCTCTACGCCAGCGGCAGACTTGGAAATACTAGCAGGTGCGATCGCCCAAGCTCTTGTGCATGATCCGGACTTTCGCAGTGCCTTGATTGCATTGATTTCTGCCCCTCAGCCCACTGTTGCATCAATTTCAGAAACGGTAGAAACCAGCAGTCATATTCAAGCGGCAGTTGTAGCTGAAACTGTAGTTCATGCAACCACTCAGAACGGCAAAGCCGAAGTAGTGGAAACAAGCCATGTAGAAGTTGATGAAGCGATCGCCGCGATTGAAACCAGCACAGTAGAATTCAGCGAACCCGCAAAGCCAACTGAAGCCTTTGACGAACCTGTTTATCAGCCAGAAGCAGAAGCTGATGAAGTCGCAGACAACGGAATACCAGCGGCTGAAGCGGTACCAGCACTGAACTTAGAGCAATTGTGGCAAAAAGTTTTAGGTTGCATTGAGCTTCGGGGGACACAGGCTTTACTGGGGCAACAGTGCTACTTGCTAGGACTCGATAAACAGCAAGCCAAGGTTGGGGTGCGATCGCAACCTCTGATCAAGATCGCTCAACGCAGTTTGCCAATCGTGGAGGAAGCCTTTCACAAAGCTGTAGGTTATTCTGTCAAAGTATCTTTAGTCGTAGCCACAGCCGCTGAACCTGCACCTGCCATCCCAGCAGCTCCTGAGGGTCATGCTCAACCCTCTGCGGCGATCGCACCACACCCCCCTCGATTAGTAGAAAGAACACCACCGAACAGCTCTCAAGCGCTAGAGGCAAGGCCACAAAGCGCTAGTTCTCCTGTCGTTGCTCCCGAAACAAATCACTCCCAGTCGTCCCCACCTGCCTCTACAGCGGCTACTCCACCAGAATCGATTACCCCAGTAGATGCGATCGCAGCAATCGACCCTCCATCGCTGCAAAACATTCCTTGGCAAGAAGAAGACGAAGTGACACGAGCCGCCAAGCGACTAGCAGAGTTCTTTGGGGGTAAGGTCGTGGATTTAGAAAGCGGTTGGACTTCTGACGGTAACGAGTTAGTCGTCGCGCCCCCAATCAGCGAGTGGGATGAAACCGACTCAGGCGCAGAAGCAGATGAAGTACCCTTCTAAACGAAAAGCGGCTGGCTCCACACCAACCGTTTTCAGAAATCCATTTGCAGCGATCTAGATAGCGATCGCCCTTGAGGCTGCTTAGGTTTGCTCCGGTAGATCTAGCCAAACTTCATCTTCAGCACCCTGATGGATGGTCTTGATCCACTTCAAGCGCTTCGGTCGCACTGAAATACGCGCTGTCGTACTAGCTACAACCACCAACCAATGGAACATATAGACCGTTCCTTGCAAAGATTGAGACAGTCTCGTCCAGAAAGAAGCGTCTAAATTTGCCTGAGCCTCCACTGGAGTTGCAGCTAGTTTAGGTTGTTGGTAGCGGCGCAAACCGACAAACATGCCCATAAACGAGAGCATCACCGTCAAGCTAGCCAGTGGGCTGAGGAGGGGTGAGCTATTACGAGCGATCGCCATCAACAAGTCGGGTACGGAAGCTGTCGGCAAAATATACTGGATCAGCCAAAAAACGAATAAATCAAACGTCTTTCGAGGGCTGAGCCGACGATTGCGAGCCAGGAAACGCCAGTAATCTAAATACCGTTGATAACCACCTTCTGCCCAACGATTGCGTTGATGCCAAAGCGCTAGCGATCGCGTCACCCCTTCTTCGTCAACCGCAGGCACTGCCAGAAAATCAATGTCCCACTGATCGAGGTGTAAGCGGAAGGTGAGGTCTAGGTCATCCGTAATGGTTTCCTCGTTCCAACCACCACACCGCTCTAGGGCTAAGCGCCGGACAAACTGACCATTTCCCCGCAATTCGCCAATGCCACCAATGGCAATCCGTTGTTCTTGAAAAAAGGCATCCAATGCCATTTCAATCGATTGCCCTTGAGTCAAGAAGTTGGTGCCAGCATTCGCGATCGCCTTTCGTACCTGCACCGCGCCCACTTGAGACCGTTGGAACAGAGGCAACACCCGCTTCAGCAAGTCCTGAGACACCTGTGCATCTGCATCAAAGACAGCCAGAATTTCCCCTTGGGTTAAGGGTAAAACCTGATTCAAGGCTCCCGACTTGCCACCGCCCGCGCCTGCCGCGCGGTGCAGAACCTTAAGTTGTGGGTACTCCCTGGCCAACTGATCGAGCAAAATTGGGGTGCGATCGGTGCTGCTGTCATCAATCACCCAAAGCTCATAGCGATCGGCTGGATAGTCTAGATTACACAGCGTCTTGACCAGCTTGCCAACCACTACCTCTTCGTTTTTAGCTGCCACCAGCAAAGAAACAAAAGGCCAATCTGCTTGATCCGCTTCGGCTAGAGGTTTTGGAGCTGGTAGAGGTCGAGCCAGCATAATCCGCAGAGCGTGGATTCCCACCACTGTGGTTAAGCCAATTACAACCCAAATGCCCCAAGAAAATAAATGGAGGGCGATCGTGCCACTCCAAACCATTGTGAGCGTAAAAGCTGCTTTCCGTCGCCGCCCTCTAAAACCCTTATAAGAGGGAGTTTCTAGATCCTCTTCTACCTCCGATAAGTCAGTCAAAAGAGAGCCAAGGGACTCAAGCTCGCTGAAGGAATCGTTTCCGGGCCAGGAATTCTCCCGCATAGGTTATTTGATTCAACCACCAATATTTATCGACACCCTTGAAGAAGCTGGGAATGAGATAGCACCAAACCGTACAGCCTTCACATACAGACAGTTTTCCCTGCGACTGGCGATATTCCTCTACCACCTCATTTTGGCGATAGAGTTCATACAGCCGTCCCTCAATTGGGACACCCGTTTGAGAAAAGTGATAGCAGGGTAAGAGCAATTTGTCGTCGGGTGAAATAGCGATTACAGCATCCACCGCTTTACAGCGAGGATTTTTGGTGTCATTACCACCAGCCTCAATAAAAGCCAGTGCAGCCTTATTGTAACCAACATTGTTAAATTTCTTAGCAGCCGCTTCGATCGCTGCCACCATATCAGGCGTTGGGTTTTTCTTATCGTTATAGTTGCTGTGAGCGGTGAAAGCAGGGTTGAGCCAAACACGCGCCCCTAACTGAAGGCCCAGTTCACCCACTTCGCCAATTCGCTCATAATTTTGAGCTGTTACAGTGTGGTTGAGCACCGGATGCTCTCCCAAGGAATGAGCGAGTTTGACTGACTCGACAAGAGTGTCAAAAATCCTTACACCCCTCGATTGGTCATGGGTGTCAGCATCGCCCCCATCCAGTGAAAAATTGAGAAAATCAACCAGACCTTGAATCTCTTTCGCTTTTTTAGGATAGAGAATCGTGTTGGTCGTCATGCTGGTCTGGAAACCCTGCCGCTTTGCTTCCGTATAAATCTGCGCTACATCGGCTCGTAGCAGTGGTTCGCCACCCGTAAAGTCTACATACCGCACTCCCAAGCGTCGCAGATCTTGTAGATTGTGCTGGATGGTCTCAAAACTCGCTTCTTGAGGCGGCTCTAATGCCCAGATATCACAAAAGTGGCAACGGGCATTGCAGCGGTAGGTCAGGTAGTAATTTGCAACCAGAGGTGCCATAACTTTAATTCTGAAGCAGGTATTAAGTATCAGAATAGGCAATCTTGCTTCCAGATGCGGAAAAAATTCAGCAGGGGCATCTGGAATCTGGAGAATGTTCGCCTGGATCGAAACGTTTGAATCAAAGTGGGTAAGGTCAACTCAGAATACTACAGCAAAGCCATAATTAACTGCCAGCTCTGCCGTAATTAGACCGTAATTAGGTAGCGTCTTGGTCGAGTTGTGAGCCAAGTCAACGAAGAGTGGTTGTTAGAAGTGTTTAAATACTGAGAGGAATCGGGAATACTATCTACTGGCAGTCCTCCACTTATCCAAGAAATTTTCTGGGTATATTGTCTGCCACGGGGTTTGAATAGAAGCCGAAATTAAGGAAAATTCGAGCATGGCCATCGAACAACTCCAGCCAGCTGCTAGCCGGGATGTCAACGTCTACATGCCCTACTATCAGGGCAACAAGCGAAATGTGCTGCCCCTTGCCATCAGCCTTTATCAAAAGGGAGCTTTAGAAGGACAGCGCAAAATTGAGGGTGGTGACGGGATTCCGTTTATTGCTACTTGGAACGTATCTATGTTGCCCGCAGACTTAACTCGCTGCCGTATGCAATTTGAAGGCAATGCTGAACTGAGCTACGAAGTCACAATGGCTAACTTTGAGTTTGTCGATTGCTTGATTGACTTGCTGATGACCTTTAAGCGCAGTCGCAATGCTGATTTCTCGCAAGCCTTTTACCGTAAGCTTTTGCGCCTAGAAGACTAACCTAATTTCAGAGTTGGGGAATGTATCACCCTACAATGAAGGGGATAGCAAGCGAAGTTCAAAGCGGTTAATTCAGGAGTGAGGACGTGCCAAAGTCCCCGAAGTATTTGTTAGTCGGATCAACGGAAGCTTACAGTGGTAAGTCAGCCATGATCCTGGGTGTGGCTTACCAATTGAAGGAGCGAGGGCTAGACATCGCCTATGGTAAACCTTTAGGCACCTGCTTAAGCGAATCTCGAACAGATGCGCTGGATGAGGATGTGCGGTTCTTCTCTCAAGTCCTGAAGTTGCCTGAAAATCGCTTGCAGCCGACGTTACTTGCGCTGGACGAACAGACGGTGCAAAACCGCTTGCAGGGGCTGGATCGAACGAACTACCGCCAAACCCTCAACCAATACTTACAGATGCAAGGAGGGGACCTGGTGCTTTTGGAAGGGCCAGGTACTTTAGAGGAGGGGAGTCTATTTGATCTCTCTCTGTCTCAAGTAGCAGAAACCGTTGATGCGGCTGTGTTGCTGGTGGCTCGTTGTCACTCGTTGTTGCTAGTCGATGGCTTGCTGGCTGCTAAAGAGAAGCTGGGCGATCGCCTGATTGGGGTATTGATTAACGACATTCCCAAGGAGCAGCTAGAGACGGTGGACAAGGTGGTGCGGCCCTTTTTAGCACAACACGAAATTCCCGTACTAGGGCTATTTCCACGCAGTGATTTGCTGCGGAGTGTCAGTGTGCGCGAACTGGTGCATCAGCTCAATGCGGAAGTGCTCTGCCGAGGCGATCGCTTAGATCTGATGGTAGAAAGCCTGACGATCGGGGCGATGAATGTCAGCTCTGCTATGAAGTACTTCCAGAAAGCGCGAAATATGGCAGTAGTAACGGGAGGCGATCGCACGGATATTCAGCTTGCCGCCCTGGAAACCTCGACGCAATGCCTGATTTTGACTGGGCATTTGCCGCCTACTCGCACCATTATTAGTCGGGCAGACGATCTAGAAATTCCTATTCTCTCGGTGGATCTCGATACGCTAACCACGGTAGAAATTATTGACCGCGCTTTTGGTCAGGTACGCCTGCATGAGCCGATCAAGATGCAATACGTTCAGCAAATGGTGGCGGAGCATTTTGACATTGACCAGCTCATGGCGAAACTGAATCTAGAACCCGCTGTAACCGTACAGTAAGTTTTAAGGTTTAGGCTGGGTTCCAGGTGCCGTGGAAGCCCAAGGGAATGATGCTAAGCAATGCTAACCGACAAATTGGAGCCTCATTGAGGCGATCTCTAGCGAAAATTTGGACTTCACTGCGATCTGCTTTGCTATCAAACACCACAGTTAGAATCCAGCCTTGGTCAGGATTCTCGCGATCAGGAGCGTAGATGGGTTCGGTGGGGTAGCAGCGATCGCCTAAATCTGCGGTCATGAGTTGCCCAGTTTGGTGATCAAAACGAGCGATCGCCCCAAACATTTCTTGGCTAATATCCGCACCAAGATGATGAGCGGAGAGATAGGTAAAGCGAGAGGCTTGCCCAACTTCTTGGGGATTCACCACGGGAAATTCGCAGCCGCGATCGAGCAGTTCTGTCATGGCTAAAACCTTACCTGACTCAGGCTGGAGTCGGAGTTGCCATAAAGTGCCTTGAGCGATCGTGTGGGTCTGTCCAGTTGCGACTTCTTGTAGATACTGATTCGTTCGAAAATCTGCATAGCGAACCATATCTACGACAACTGCGCCATCGGTATCTACGTAGCCATTGCCAAAGTGCCACTGATACCAAGGATCTGCTTCACCACGGCTCACTACGGCAAGAGTCTCCCGATCCAGCACTAAAATTTGGGTGCCTAGCTTGGGCTTCCAGGTCAGGGCATCGCTGTAGCTTTGCAGCTTTAGCAAGACAGAGAAGGGATTAAGCCGCACAGGAGGGATGCAAAACACCAAATACGGCCCTGCTAGGACAAAGTCGTGAATTAAGGGAAAACCATCCAGGGCGATCGCGTTGTGCTGGCGAATCTGGCCTGTTTTGTCACTGCGATAAACGTGCAGCATGCCTGTTTTGCCATAACCCACCCCAAAGTTAAAAATCTCGCCAGTTTGTGGGTCACGTTTGGGGTGAGCCGAATAGCGCTTTTCCCCACCCAATTGACCCAGGCTCTCTATCCCCAGGGTTTCTAGCGTTTGAAGATTTAGGGCATGAGGCTGTCCCCCTTCCCACAGCGCTAAAAGTTTGTCTGACAGAGCCAGCACCGAGGTATTCGCAGCATTTTTTGTTCCTTGCGTCAGCCGATTCCAGAGGGAACCTGAGGGCATGGTGCCATAGCCGCCATAGAGCAAACGGCCTGCTTGAGCTTCTGCTTGGTAATCGGCGGTCTGAACAAAGCGGTAGACTCCGGTCGCTCCCCCATCCCTAAAATGGACACCGAGAATTGCGCCATCGCCATCAAACCAATGCTGGGCATCGTAGCCACCTCGTTCTAGTCGGGCGGGGCCATTACGATAGAGCGAACCCTCTAATCCGGGAGGAATGGTGCCCGAAATTACGGTTAAGGGTGTGAGATTAAATTCTTTAACAGGTTGGGCGATCGCATTCGTGCTCGTTGCTGGAATCGCCTTAGACCAAGATGCTTGAGTTTGCGTCGGTTGGGCCGTACTAACCATAAGACAGTTACTCCGGGGTTGAAATGGCTGAAACCTGAGCTTCGGGCTTTAAGGGTAACGGATTCGCGGGTTGATTGCATTCATGCGATCGCGCCTAAATTGACTCCAGATATATCTTCGCAAAAGCATTGGACTAGGAGGCAGATCGGCTGGCTTAGTGAAAGAAAGCGATGCAGCAACTTAGTTGAGTTATGTACGACTTAGGTGCACAGGCAGCTAAATCAAGGTTCTGTCTGGTAAAATAGCGAGGTTGTTCAGCCTGAGACTGGCTTTGAGTCAATCGATAGATCTGCCTAAAGTAGACGATTTTTTACAAGAGCTGGCGACCATTCAGCAAACAGGGTCTAAACGCATCGCCTTGCTGGGGTCACGTCACGTTCCGATTACTCATCAACACTTAATTGAAATGATGAGTTATGCCCTGGTGTTGTCCGGTAATCGTCTCATTACCTCTGGTGCAACCGGAACCAATTCCGCAGCGATTCGGGGTGCCATGCGGGCTGATCCGAATTTGCTGACAGTCATTCTGCCTCAGAGCTTGGAACGCCAACCTCGCGAATCTCGCGAACAATTGGCCCAGGTGATGCACCTGGTAGAGAATCCGGAGAATGATAGTTTAACTTTGGCTGAAGCGAGCGCGCTGTGCAACCTGGAGATTGTTTCTCGCTGCCAGCAGCTCATTTGCTTTGCCTTTCATGACAGCCAAACGTTGCTCAAGACTTGTCAAGACGCTGAAGAGCAGCGCCGAATTATCACCCTGTTTTACTTTGACTAACGCCTTGTTGAGGTAAACAATGTCTGTGCCATTGCCAGTTGCAGCACTTTTGCTTTATAGCATTGCCGGGGCTGCATTGCTTGTCTATGTTCCCTTCCTCGTCGTCGCTTATGGGCGGCTACAGGCTGGGTATGACCAGCGGGCTCCAAGAGCAATATTTGAGAAGTTGCCGCCTTACGCGCAGCGAGCAACTTGGGCGCACCAGAACTCATTTGAATCGTTTATGTTGTTTGCGGCAGCAGCATTGATGGCTTATGTGACGCAACAAGATTCAATCTGGGTGGCGGGAGCGGCGATCGCTTATTTGATGGCACGGTTGCTGTTTTCGGTGTTTTATATTCTAGATATTCCCCTGGCGCGATCGCTGATGTTTGGCATTGGTACCCTTTGTATTGCTACATTGATGGGCACGAGCTTGACTTCCCTGCATTAATCTAAAATTTGAACATTTAATATTCTTTGTGGTTCTATGGCTGCTACCTCTTCATTTGATGTTGTGAGTGATTTCGATCGTCAAGAGCTGGTGAATGCGATCGATCAAACAATTCGTGAGATCAAAAGCCGCTTTGACCTAAAAGACACCAAGACGACGGTCGAGCTTGGTGAAGACGTAATTACGATTAATACAGATAGCGAGTTTACGCTGGATGCAGTCCATACGTTGCTACAAACGAAATCTGCAAAGCGGAATCTGTCGCTGAAAATCTTTGACTATGGCACAGTGGAGTCGGCGAGTGGCAACCGAGTTAGGCAGGAAAT
This region of Trichocoleus desertorum NBK24 genomic DNA includes:
- a CDS encoding glycosyltransferase, translating into MTDLSEVEEDLETPSYKGFRGRRRKAAFTLTMVWSGTIALHLFSWGIWVVIGLTTVVGIHALRIMLARPLPAPKPLAEADQADWPFVSLLVAAKNEEVVVGKLVKTLCNLDYPADRYELWVIDDSSTDRTPILLDQLAREYPQLKVLHRAAGAGGGKSGALNQVLPLTQGEILAVFDADAQVSQDLLKRVLPLFQRSQVGAVQVRKAIANAGTNFLTQGQSIEMALDAFFQEQRIAIGGIGELRGNGQFVRRLALERCGGWNEETITDDLDLTFRLHLDQWDIDFLAVPAVDEEGVTRSLALWHQRNRWAEGGYQRYLDYWRFLARNRRLSPRKTFDLFVFWLIQYILPTASVPDLLMAIARNSSPLLSPLASLTVMLSFMGMFVGLRRYQQPKLAATPVEAQANLDASFWTRLSQSLQGTVYMFHWLVVVASTTARISVRPKRLKWIKTIHQGAEDEVWLDLPEQT
- a CDS encoding radical SAM protein, which gives rise to MAPLVANYYLTYRCNARCHFCDIWALEPPQEASFETIQHNLQDLRRLGVRYVDFTGGEPLLRADVAQIYTEAKRQGFQTSMTTNTILYPKKAKEIQGLVDFLNFSLDGGDADTHDQSRGVRIFDTLVESVKLAHSLGEHPVLNHTVTAQNYERIGEVGELGLQLGARVWLNPAFTAHSNYNDKKNPTPDMVAAIEAAAKKFNNVGYNKAALAFIEAGGNDTKNPRCKAVDAVIAISPDDKLLLPCYHFSQTGVPIEGRLYELYRQNEVVEEYRQSQGKLSVCEGCTVWCYLIPSFFKGVDKYWWLNQITYAGEFLARKRFLQRA
- the ebsA gene encoding type IV pilus biogenesis protein EbsA, with amino-acid sequence MAIEQLQPAASRDVNVYMPYYQGNKRNVLPLAISLYQKGALEGQRKIEGGDGIPFIATWNVSMLPADLTRCRMQFEGNAELSYEVTMANFEFVDCLIDLLMTFKRSRNADFSQAFYRKLLRLED
- a CDS encoding phosphotransacetylase family protein — its product is MPKSPKYLLVGSTEAYSGKSAMILGVAYQLKERGLDIAYGKPLGTCLSESRTDALDEDVRFFSQVLKLPENRLQPTLLALDEQTVQNRLQGLDRTNYRQTLNQYLQMQGGDLVLLEGPGTLEEGSLFDLSLSQVAETVDAAVLLVARCHSLLLVDGLLAAKEKLGDRLIGVLINDIPKEQLETVDKVVRPFLAQHEIPVLGLFPRSDLLRSVSVRELVHQLNAEVLCRGDRLDLMVESLTIGAMNVSSAMKYFQKARNMAVVTGGDRTDIQLAALETSTQCLILTGHLPPTRTIISRADDLEIPILSVDLDTLTTVEIIDRAFGQVRLHEPIKMQYVQQMVAEHFDIDQLMAKLNLEPAVTVQ
- a CDS encoding carotenoid oxygenase family protein, with translation MVSTAQPTQTQASWSKAIPATSTNAIAQPVKEFNLTPLTVISGTIPPGLEGSLYRNGPARLERGGYDAQHWFDGDGAILGVHFRDGGATGVYRFVQTADYQAEAQAGRLLYGGYGTMPSGSLWNRLTQGTKNAANTSVLALSDKLLALWEGGQPHALNLQTLETLGIESLGQLGGEKRYSAHPKRDPQTGEIFNFGVGYGKTGMLHVYRSDKTGQIRQHNAIALDGFPLIHDFVLAGPYLVFCIPPVRLNPFSVLLKLQSYSDALTWKPKLGTQILVLDRETLAVVSRGEADPWYQWHFGNGYVDTDGAVVVDMVRYADFRTNQYLQEVATGQTHTIAQGTLWQLRLQPESGKVLAMTELLDRGCEFPVVNPQEVGQASRFTYLSAHHLGADISQEMFGAIARFDHQTGQLMTADLGDRCYPTEPIYAPDRENPDQGWILTVVFDSKADRSEVQIFARDRLNEAPICRLALLSIIPLGFHGTWNPA
- a CDS encoding DNA recombination-mediator protein A, yielding MSQSIDLPKVDDFLQELATIQQTGSKRIALLGSRHVPITHQHLIEMMSYALVLSGNRLITSGATGTNSAAIRGAMRADPNLLTVILPQSLERQPRESREQLAQVMHLVENPENDSLTLAEASALCNLEIVSRCQQLICFAFHDSQTLLKTCQDAEEQRRIITLFYFD
- a CDS encoding MAPEG family protein, translated to MSVPLPVAALLLYSIAGAALLVYVPFLVVAYGRLQAGYDQRAPRAIFEKLPPYAQRATWAHQNSFESFMLFAAAALMAYVTQQDSIWVAGAAIAYLMARLLFSVFYILDIPLARSLMFGIGTLCIATLMGTSLTSLH
- a CDS encoding YajQ family cyclic di-GMP-binding protein; the protein is MAATSSFDVVSDFDRQELVNAIDQTIREIKSRFDLKDTKTTVELGEDVITINTDSEFTLDAVHTLLQTKSAKRNLSLKIFDYGTVESASGNRVRQEIKLKKGISKEIAKQISLLIRDEFKKVQASIQGDAVRVSAKDKDDLQAVIQRLKQEDLPVALQFNNYR